In Schistocerca serialis cubense isolate TAMUIC-IGC-003099 chromosome 3, iqSchSeri2.2, whole genome shotgun sequence, the following proteins share a genomic window:
- the LOC126469535 gene encoding uncharacterized proline-rich protein-like: MDLRIFTLLALVAAIVLGPGMQRPGSPRPPPPAPPRPRPPKPPPRPQPPPPTPPAAAAAPVVNPHPTRRICLGMFEKESF, from the exons ATGGATCTTCGTATATTTACTCTCTTG GCTCTGGTAGCGGCCATCGTGTTGGGGCCCGGAATGCAGCGGCCGGGTAGTCCTCGACCACCCCCACCGGCTCCGCCAAGACCGAGGCCACCAAAGCCGCCCCCGCGACCACAGCCCCCGCCACCCACGCCGCCAGCAGCAGCTGCGGCTCCAGTTGTCAACCCTCATCCAACGAGGCGAATCTGTCTGGGAATGTTTGAGAAAGAATC